Proteins encoded together in one Scyliorhinus torazame isolate Kashiwa2021f chromosome 20, sScyTor2.1, whole genome shotgun sequence window:
- the LOC140396791 gene encoding probable G-protein coupled receptor 139 yields MLEIFYTIRKLYYMILAVIGVPVNLLAIVILSRGKCGLTACTTHYLVAMATADLLVIITDGILYRISYYYFPGSFLDITPVCSVIYFLSRTTTDCSVWFTVTFSFDRFVAICSQKLKTKYCTKKTAAVVLATTTILLCLKNIPFYFTVGPVWIINNVPWDCYTKPSYYTDPGWLVFKWLHRVFTPFLPFSLIALLNSLTVRHILVASRVRKGLRGQNRSDPEMDSRRKSVILLFSISGSFVILWLVHVIEFLYYNITDTDPNYYNDSLYIFQHVGIMFRNLSCCTNTFIYGATQSKFREQFKSTVSGAVAAITKSIQNLRT; encoded by the exons ATGCTGGAAATATTCTACACTATCAGGAAGTTATATTACATGATCCTTGCTgttattggtgttcctg TAAATTTACTGGCGATTGTGATCCTGTCCCGAGGAAAATGTGGTCTCACTGCCTGCACTACTCATTACctcgtggccatggcaacggcggatctactggtcattatcacTGATGGCATACTTTATCGGATCAGTTACTATTATTTCCCTGGGTCTTTTTTGGACAtcacccctgtgtgcagtgtcatCTATTTTCTCAGTCGCACAACCACAGATTGTTCCGTCTGGTTTACCGTCACTTTCtcatttgatcgatttgtggctatttgttcTCAAAAGCTGAAAACCAAATATTGCACCAAAAAAACAGCCGCTGTGGTTCTAGCGACCACGACCATTCTGCTCTGTTTGAAAAACATTCCATTCTATTTTACGGTTGGCCCTGTGTGGATAATCAATAATGTACCATGGGACTGTTATACAAAGCCAAGCTACTACACTGATCCTGGTTGGTTGGTATTTAAGTGGCTTCATAGAGTTTTTACTCCATTTCTCCCATTTAGTTTAATTGCATTGCTCAACAGTCTAACAGTCAGACACATATTAGTGGCAAGTCGAGTCCGCAAAGGACTGAGAGGTCAGAATCGTAGTGATCCAGAGATGGACAGCAGAAGGAAGTCTgtgattttactcttctccatatccGGAAGCTTCGTAATTCTGTGGTTGGTGCATGTTATTGAATTCTTGTATTATAACATTACAGATACAGATCCAAACTATTACAACGATTCGTTATATATATTTCAACATGTGGGAATTATGTTCCGGAACTTAAGCTGCTGtacaaatacatttatttatggGGCGACTCAGTCCAAATTTAGAGAGCAGTTCAAGAGCACAGTGAGCGGTGCAGTCGCAGCAATTACTAAATCAATACAAAACCTGAGAACATGA